The Acetivibrio saccincola genome window below encodes:
- a CDS encoding phage/plasmid primase, P4 family has translation MKQFINIPEELKQLPQWVCHRNKVPFNPVTGASAKAGQLATWASFEDCVNALDGGGYDGIGFEFNNNGIVGIDLDHVIAENGSLSDEAVGIVAMLDSYTEYSPSGKGLHIFVKGDIPVDGRKKGFIEMYKAKRYFTMTGNVYGDEKPINERTEQVKQLFGKYFSDSKSGKSVGTNNPCISSAKDYLSIGLAKDAVFKALWDGEYQSEKCTSESEADLALMGKLLYWCSGNIDAAIEAFIKSPYASRKDDKHTTKLERSDYLQRTAMKAMQGLTSTAAGDDEQYSKRQELSLDDMGNAKRLVAMCGNSIRFSYIKNNWYCWDGKVWQEDETGAINRLADKTVEAMYAEAIKLTDQDKRDKLLKHAAKSRSIAGRKAMIEGAKHLEGIPVIPADFDKDVWLLNLQNGVLDLKSDKLYPHNPDYMITQISNASYNPSAKCPRWLDYLDKVTDGNADLMKYMQKAVGYSLTGITGEECLFILYGTGRNGKGTFAETLIHLLGSYAKTAQVDSLMLKNVSGSGANPDIARLKGARVVNAAEPQKNSRLNESLIKQLTGGDMVTARFLYGKEFEYRPEFKLWINTNYKPQISGNDEGIWSRVKLLPFTVYFPPEKRDPHLKDFLREKEIDGILNWALEGLKLWQKEGLEMPETMKLATTDYRCEMDIMQKFLDDCTKPKNNSSVGALDLYKVCTHWCSENGEYVLSNTKFGRDMNRYLNKRNCRTGVVYLNIELTKPYENAKQDFEEIDFLK, from the coding sequence ATGAAACAGTTTATAAACATTCCAGAGGAACTGAAGCAATTACCACAGTGGGTATGTCATAGAAATAAAGTGCCTTTCAATCCGGTGACAGGAGCATCAGCTAAGGCAGGTCAGCTAGCTACATGGGCAAGTTTTGAGGATTGTGTGAATGCTTTGGATGGCGGAGGCTATGACGGTATCGGCTTTGAATTTAACAATAACGGCATTGTGGGTATAGATCTAGATCATGTTATTGCAGAGAATGGCTCATTATCTGACGAAGCGGTTGGGATTGTAGCAATGCTAGACAGCTACACAGAGTATTCTCCCAGTGGCAAAGGACTTCATATATTCGTCAAGGGTGATATCCCTGTAGATGGCAGGAAGAAAGGCTTTATTGAAATGTATAAAGCCAAAAGGTATTTTACCATGACAGGTAATGTCTATGGTGATGAAAAGCCTATAAATGAGCGCACAGAGCAAGTCAAACAGTTATTTGGTAAATATTTCTCCGATTCCAAATCGGGAAAATCTGTTGGTACAAACAATCCTTGTATCAGTTCTGCAAAGGACTATCTTTCCATCGGACTTGCCAAGGATGCTGTGTTCAAGGCTCTTTGGGATGGTGAATACCAAAGTGAGAAGTGTACCAGCGAGAGTGAAGCAGACCTTGCACTGATGGGTAAGCTGCTCTATTGGTGCTCCGGCAATATAGATGCAGCCATTGAAGCCTTTATCAAATCCCCCTATGCATCAAGAAAGGATGACAAGCACACAACCAAGCTGGAGCGGTCAGATTACCTGCAAAGAACCGCTATGAAAGCAATGCAAGGCTTGACTTCCACTGCTGCCGGGGATGATGAGCAATATTCCAAGCGGCAGGAACTCAGCCTTGACGATATGGGGAATGCCAAAAGGCTGGTTGCTATGTGTGGTAACAGCATCCGCTTCAGCTATATCAAAAACAACTGGTACTGCTGGGACGGTAAGGTGTGGCAGGAGGATGAAACAGGAGCAATCAACCGTCTTGCTGATAAAACAGTGGAGGCTATGTATGCGGAAGCTATAAAGCTTACAGACCAAGACAAGCGTGATAAATTACTGAAACATGCAGCCAAGAGCCGCTCCATTGCCGGCAGAAAAGCCATGATTGAGGGAGCAAAGCACTTGGAGGGTATACCTGTTATTCCGGCAGACTTTGACAAGGATGTGTGGCTGTTGAACCTTCAAAATGGAGTCCTTGATTTGAAATCAGACAAGCTTTATCCACACAATCCCGACTATATGATAACACAAATCAGCAATGCCAGTTACAATCCAAGTGCTAAATGCCCAAGGTGGCTTGATTACCTTGATAAAGTAACTGATGGCAATGCAGACCTTATGAAATACATGCAAAAGGCTGTCGGCTATTCCCTTACAGGTATTACAGGTGAAGAATGCCTGTTCATCCTCTATGGCACTGGGCGCAATGGTAAGGGAACCTTTGCAGAAACATTAATACATCTTTTAGGTTCATATGCCAAAACTGCACAGGTAGACAGCCTAATGCTCAAAAATGTATCCGGCAGCGGTGCCAATCCCGATATTGCAAGGCTCAAAGGTGCGAGAGTTGTTAATGCAGCAGAACCACAGAAAAACTCAAGGCTCAATGAAAGCCTTATTAAGCAGCTTACAGGGGGTGACATGGTTACAGCTAGATTCCTTTATGGAAAAGAGTTTGAATACCGCCCCGAGTTTAAGCTTTGGATTAATACAAATTACAAACCCCAGATATCCGGCAATGACGAGGGTATCTGGAGCAGAGTTAAGCTGCTACCCTTCACAGTATATTTTCCCCCAGAGAAGCGTGACCCTCATTTGAAGGACTTCCTTCGTGAAAAAGAGATAGATGGAATATTGAACTGGGCATTGGAGGGATTAAAGCTGTGGCAGAAAGAGGGCTTGGAAATGCCGGAAACAATGAAATTGGCTACAACGGACTACCGATGCGAAATGGACATAATGCAGAAATTCTTGGATGATTGCACAAAGCCCAAGAATAACAGCAGTGTCGGGGCATTGGATTTGTACAAGGTTTGCACCCACTGGTGTAGTGAAAATGGTGAGTATGTTCTCAGCAATACAAAGTTTGGAAGAGATATGAACCGCTACCTTAACAAACGGAACTGCAGGACTGGGGTGGTTTACCTCAACATTGAACTCACAAAGCCATATGAAAATGCCAAGCAGGACTTTGAAGAAATTGATTTTCTCAAATAG
- a CDS encoding phage major capsid protein encodes MRFIADLVHEKKQLVEKAQAILHEAEKAGGSLTKEQERQFNRYTDKIKSINESIDEELLNIRTSEPILNMPQKAVSPVEETKTPVTKAISKSFRGMFYGNETVKLSNNGFHSMDEFLRTLHSGRADNRLINASMVEGIPEFGGYSVPEEYGAFLMDKSLENESIRPRATVWAMGSETKKVPAFDGADRTNNLFGGISGEWLEEGQTGTRKTAKLRLIQLKAKKLACFSQASNELIADGMSFEEMLAGTLIKGLGWYMDYAFINGTGEGQPLGIINDPALITVDKEDSQSAATITYQNVVNMFSRLAPSCFTNAVWLANPSVIPQLLTMTITIGTGGAQIPVFREESGKFTLLGKEVLFTEKCPALGAKGDLILADLSQYAIGMRKEIALDRSNVPGWMEDMTDYRVIVRVDGQGTWDKPIAPKNGATFSWAVALEAR; translated from the coding sequence ATGAGATTTATAGCAGATTTGGTACATGAGAAAAAGCAATTGGTGGAGAAAGCACAAGCTATTCTTCACGAAGCGGAAAAAGCGGGTGGAAGTTTGACAAAGGAACAGGAGCGACAGTTTAACCGCTACACAGACAAAATAAAGAGCATTAATGAAAGCATTGACGAGGAATTATTAAATATCAGAACCTCTGAGCCAATTCTGAATATGCCACAAAAAGCTGTATCTCCTGTGGAAGAAACAAAAACTCCGGTTACAAAGGCTATATCAAAATCATTCAGAGGGATGTTCTATGGCAATGAAACAGTAAAACTCAGCAACAATGGTTTTCATTCCATGGATGAATTCCTGAGAACACTTCACTCAGGCAGAGCCGACAACAGGCTAATAAATGCCAGTATGGTGGAAGGAATACCCGAATTCGGCGGATATTCCGTTCCGGAGGAATACGGAGCCTTCCTGATGGATAAATCCCTGGAGAATGAAAGCATCCGTCCAAGAGCAACGGTATGGGCAATGGGAAGTGAAACAAAGAAAGTACCAGCCTTTGACGGAGCAGACAGAACCAACAACCTATTCGGCGGCATCTCGGGCGAATGGCTTGAAGAAGGACAGACAGGCACACGAAAAACAGCCAAGTTAAGGCTGATTCAACTGAAAGCCAAGAAGCTGGCTTGCTTCTCACAGGCATCCAATGAACTCATTGCAGATGGGATGTCTTTTGAAGAAATGCTTGCCGGAACGCTTATTAAAGGCTTGGGCTGGTACATGGACTATGCCTTTATCAATGGAACAGGTGAAGGACAGCCTCTTGGTATTATAAATGACCCGGCGCTGATTACTGTAGATAAAGAGGACTCTCAATCAGCAGCCACAATTACCTATCAAAACGTGGTCAATATGTTCTCAAGGCTTGCTCCGTCCTGCTTTACCAATGCGGTATGGCTTGCCAATCCATCGGTAATACCACAATTACTTACCATGACCATCACTATTGGTACCGGTGGCGCTCAGATACCGGTGTTCAGGGAAGAAAGCGGGAAATTCACACTTCTGGGTAAAGAGGTTTTATTCACTGAGAAATGCCCCGCATTGGGTGCTAAGGGAGATTTAATCCTTGCAGATCTTTCCCAGTATGCCATAGGCATGAGGAAAGAGATCGCTCTTGACCGCTCCAATGTCCCAGGCTGGATGGAGGATATGACCGACTACAGGGTGATAGTGCGTGTAGATGGTCAGGGAACCTGGGATAAACCTATAGCGCCGAAAAACGGAGCAACATTCTCATGGGCAGTGGCTTTGGAGGCAAGATAG